A window of Syntrophobacterales bacterium genomic DNA:
GGAAAGCTACCATCATAAACTCGATCTTCCGGAATCATGGCCCACCTCCTGTTCATGTTTTTGAAAAACAAGTAACAGAGTCAGGCATATTTGTCAACTGTTTATTTAGTTATGTATCGTTGTAGGGTTAAAGGGCCGTGGGATCAGCCGGTGGTGCGGTTGTTCGGAAACACCATCACCCTGAATACCCTGGAACACGGCATCCTGCGCAAGCAGTACAATGAACCCCGCCTGCACATGGCGCTTGTCTGCGCGGCAAAGGGGTGTCCCCCGTTGCGCAGCGAGGCGTTTACGGGGGAGCGCCTGAACGAACAGTTGGACGACCAGGCGAGGCGATTTCCGGGCAACCCGCTTGCCTTCCGGATCGACCGCAGGAACGAGGTTGTCTACTTCTCGTCGATCTTCAAGTGGTATGGCGACGATTTCCGCGCCAGGTATGCCCCGACTACCGGGTTCATCGGACTGAACGAAACTCGGCGTGCGATAGCCAATTTCTGTTCACGGTATCTCTCCGATGCCGACCGGAAGTACCTGGAAGCGGGCGGCTACGCCGTCAAGTTTTTGGACTATGACTGGTCGCTAAATGAACGAAAGGGGAGGCCATGACTTCGGAGACAAACAAAGCCGCCCGCAAGCGCTATGTCATCATGGGCATGAAGGGTGTTGCCCTGGCCGCAATACTCGTCGGGCTCCTTTTGGCGGCGAAACAATTCAATCTGCAACAATTGTTTCGTGACACCCTGGCGTGGGTAGAAGCAGCCGGCCCTGTCGGTCCCCTGGTCTTCTTCGGGCTCTACATTGCAGCCTGCGTGTTCATGCTGCCCGGATCGATCCTGACCCTCGGGGCGGGCGTGGTCTTCGGCGTCGTTAACGGCTCGCTGCTCGTCTCGCTCTCTTCAACCGTCGGGGCGACGGCTGCCTTCCTGATCGGGCGATATTTGGCGCGGGAAATGGTCGCTCGCCGGATCAAGGGGAACGTCACATTTAACGCAATGGACCAGGCTGTCGCTTCCGAAGGCTGGAAGATCGTCGGCCTCACCCGGCTTTCACCGGTCTTCCCGTTCAACCTGCTCAACTACGTGTTCGGGTTGACGCGCGTATCGCTGCGCGACTACGTGCTTGCCTCCTGGATCGGGATGATCCCCGGTACCGTAATGTATGTCTATCTCGGTTCACTGGCCGGCTCTCTGGCGGAGCTGGGTGGGAAGGATAGCGGACGCGCCCGGACTCTCGCCGAATGGGCGCTTTATGTGGTCGGCCTCATCGCCACGGTGGCGGTTACCGTGGTCATCACTCGCATCGCCCGCCGCGCGTTGAACCGCCGCATCAACCCATTGGCGGGACCAAAGGAGGTGCCATGATGGAATCATCCATACGCACGGTACCAGCACTACTCAGGAAACTTTTTATTGCCCATTTTATTGTCGATTACCTCTTTGCAATTCCCCTAATGGCTGCCCCACAATACTGAGCCAATTGCAAAACCATTTGTCATTCCCGAAAGCGGAGCTTAATGTACACAATGCTTCTATCGGGAATACGGTTTTTTAAGCAGTTAGAACCAGATTATGAACATTAAACTTCGTTTTCCCGCTTAAAATCATTGCGGGAATGACAGAATGTGAGAGTTTTGCAATTGCCTCTACTGTTTAAAGTTGTTGGGCTGGCAGAGTGTTGATCCTGTCGCAACACGGTTGGTGGCTGCCGCTCTGCTGGGTATTGGCGGTATCTCCTTTATCGCACGCAATGCCGACAATATTGCTTTTCGGCACATGCTCACCATGAAACTTCTCTGGTCGAGCGCTGCGGTTCTCGGATTATCTTTATCTGTGATCGAGGGATCGCCTCCTGCGGACACCACTGGATGCAGGCAAGGCACTGTTCACAGTGGTGCAGCCAGGTAGGTCTGTCTCCGGGAATGTTGATACACTAAGAGCTACAGATACCT
This region includes:
- a CDS encoding DUF547 domain-containing protein, which codes for MVRLFGNTITLNTLEHGILRKQYNEPRLHMALVCAAKGCPPLRSEAFTGERLNEQLDDQARRFPGNPLAFRIDRRNEVVYFSSIFKWYGDDFRARYAPTTGFIGLNETRRAIANFCSRYLSDADRKYLEAGGYAVKFLDYDWSLNERKGRP
- a CDS encoding TVP38/TMEM64 family protein — encoded protein: MGMKGVALAAILVGLLLAAKQFNLQQLFRDTLAWVEAAGPVGPLVFFGLYIAACVFMLPGSILTLGAGVVFGVVNGSLLVSLSSTVGATAAFLIGRYLAREMVARRIKGNVTFNAMDQAVASEGWKIVGLTRLSPVFPFNLLNYVFGLTRVSLRDYVLASWIGMIPGTVMYVYLGSLAGSLAELGGKDSGRARTLAEWALYVVGLIATVAVTVVITRIARRALNRRINPLAGPKEVP